A genome region from Brassica oleracea var. oleracea cultivar TO1000 chromosome C2, BOL, whole genome shotgun sequence includes the following:
- the LOC106323968 gene encoding uncharacterized protein LOC106323968 has protein sequence MLAVALPKESREATMCKGFGSTLIGPALQWYIKLPTRSISSFASLSDKFVEKFASSRSLKKTSDGLYEILQHRVEPLRDYIARFNQEKVAVPECNIPTAISAVKRGLLPDGGLYKELTMYPCKAMEDVLSRGWVQVKWEEDVASRAKAQPKQDQRYTRLDWGDREERSSEKGSKDSGSRSRGRFQYRPLEKEEGMSVSTWPDISHLSMSTPELFNTLRQMGQQVKWPPNMKAPDSFRNPGLWCDFHRDHGQKTEDCVALKIEINELLQKGHLREFLSEKAKAHLSKEASGKSKGDAPISPPHQDRVIHVISRGYEVSGLSHAAAKKSTRNAKHGLETAQPKRLLLGTDEISFTAKEQEKILAPHHDALVVSLNIANCLVKRILVDNGSSSNIIFLTAYQDLGLELNTLTRKVTPLIGFSVEGKQTAGEVVLPVYAEGINLSTKFLVVDSESAYNMILGRPWIHDMGAVPSTLHQIVKFPTPWGIRAIRGDQENSRSCYQTTLKGKTKVL, from the coding sequence ATGCTAGCGGTTGCGCTCCCCAAGGAGTCCCGAGAAGCTACCATGTGTAAAGGGTTTGGCTCCACTCTGATTGGACCCGCCTTGCAATGGTATATCAAACTCCCTACCAGGTCCATCTCTTCCTTTGCCAGCCTGAGCGACAAGTTCGTAGAAAAATTCGCGAGTAGCAGGAGCCTGAAGAAGACTTCAGACGGTCTCTACGAGATCCTCCAGCATCGAGTAGAACCCCTGCGGGACTACATAGCCCGTTTCAATCAAGAGAAGGTAGCGGTCCCTGAATGCAACATCCCTACCGCAATCTCTGCCGTCAAGAGAGGCCTGCTTCCAGACGGAGGGCTCTACAAAGAGCTAACCATGTACCCTTGCAAAGCCATGGAGGATGTGCTATCCCGAGGGTGGGTACAGGTGAAGTGGGAAGAGGACGTCGCTAGCCGCGCCAAGGCTCAACCTAAACAGGATCAGAGGTACACCCGATTGGACTGGGGAGACCGAGAAGAGAGATCCTCCGAAAAGGGATCCAAGGACTCCGGAAGCAGGAGCCGGGGCAGGTTCCAATACCGGCCATTAGAAAAAGAAGAGGGGATGTCTGTGTCTACCTGGCCCGATATCTCCCATCTCTCAATGTCCACACCAGAGCTGTTCAACACGCTGAGGCAGATGGGCCAACAGGTCAAGTGGCCTCCAAATATGAAAGCACCTGACTCATTCCGGAACCCGGGACTCTGGTGCGACTTCCATCGCGATCACGGCCAAAAAACTGAAGACTGCGTCGCCCTGAAGATTGAGATCAATGAACTTCTCCAAAAGGGGCATCTCCGAGAATTCCTTTCAGAGAAAGCCAAGGCTCATCTCAGCAAAGAAGCATCAGGGAAATCCAAAGGAGATGCACCAATCTCACCACCTCACCAGGATCGGGTGATTCATGTCATCTCAAGAGGCTATGAAGTAAGTGGCTTGAGTCATGCAGCTGCGAAGAAGAGCACCCGTAATGCTAAACACGGCCTGGAGACTGCTCAACCTAAACGCCTACTTCTAGGTACCGACGAAATAAGCTTCACAGCCAAGGAGCAAGAGAAGATATTAGCTCCTCACCATGACGCTCTAGTTGTCTCTCTCAACATAGCAAACTGTTTGGTGAAAAGAATACTAGTAGACAACGGGTCCTCCAGCAATATCATCTTCCTGACGGCGTACCAAGACCTAGGGTTAGAGTTGAATACCCTGACGCGCAAAGTAACTCCACTAATCGGGTTCAGCGTCGAGGGCAAGCAAACCGCTGGGGAGGTTGTTCTACCAGTATATGCTGAAGGGATCAACCTATCTACCAAATTCCTGGTCGTGGACTCCGAATCGGCATACAACATGATCTTAGGACGACCCTGGATTCACGATATGGGAGCAGTCCCCTCAACCCTCCATCAAATAGTGAAGTTCCCTACACCCTGGGGCATCAGAGCAATCCGAGGAGACCAGGAGAATTCTAGGTCCTGCTACCAGACCACCTTAAAGGGGAAGACCAAGGTCTTATAG
- the LOC106323970 gene encoding uncharacterized protein LOC106323970 — MEHIESFEKVCSFTRVNGVPPDYIRCMLFPFSLDGKAARWLNSLPTGSLTSWEQVRSAFLSHFYSKARATALRNKITSFRQLTDEPFCDAWESFNYCRRECPHHGFDDDYLMDIFYDGVDWKYQANKKEERDFSMKGNSSDTQKIDELTAKIQNQNQQQLQSNQQVVPATGNSQSDELRGLSMMMQQLLQGQQVQAKPLNQVTTEMDTRMDNMFTEQNNKYDTLAIHIRKIDVQLAQTAESVKRQQETLPGKTDKNPRTEHCNAIEQSFAETVLGVEENTEQSASSAVTAPDESAENPPSRVYVPKGPYPIPPRHLMDPISEEQLVGFNKMVRRLPKELALEDALQIRPLLKFFKNCRETQEEVKVLYTKALSTLALKVLPKVDDPGKFVFPCSIAGTTFKDVLCDSGSYVNLVSKAIVDDLDIADVERSQLTLTFANSSRAVPYGTIRSLHVQVGECVVPAEFQVVEMNKDHEMPLIFGRTFMATVGATIDMPNKRVCFSNINKKVFYKAVPTRSSSSHASCMSVFNVEKLKVVPEKEHGDKGESRLFSDEHPSTDPTKFRGNSRVKQKVQKKRVKGDPMMTLIPRLCDEKSIEYEVKCKGTSKPFSKVRVMLTYELKEKGEAAVKGLLRRVLKLNMSDCGACFGTSPHDQPD, encoded by the exons ATGGAGCATATTGAGAGCTTCGAAAAAGTCTGCAGTTTCACTCGCGTTAATGGTGTTCCACCAGACTACATCAGGTGCATGTTATTCCCATTCTCCCTTGATGGAAAAGCTGCACGGTGGTTGAACTCTCTCCCTACCGGCTCTCTCACTTCATGGGAACAGGTCCGATCAGCGTTCCTTAGCCATTTCTACTCTAAGGCGAGAGCAACTGCATTGAGGAACAAGATCACCTCCTTCAGACAGCTCACCGATGAGCCTTTCTGCGACGCGTGGGAGAGCTTCAATTACTGTCGCAGAGAATGTCCTCACCATGGATTTGATGATGATTACCTCATGGACATTTTCTATGATGGAGTGGATTGGAAATACCAAG CTAATAAGAAAGAGGAGCGTGATTTCTCCATGAAAGGGAACAGTTCCGACACCCAGAAAATAGATGAGCTGACTGCCAAG ATTCAGAACCAGAACCAGCAACAACTGCAGAGCAATCAGCAAGTTGTTCCAGCTACCGGGAACAGTCAATCAGATGAGCTTAGGGGTCTGAGTATGATGATGCAACAGTTGTTGCAGGGTCAGCAAGTTCAGGCCAAGCCGTTGAATCAGGTAACCACGGAAATGGACACCAGGATGGACAACATGTTCACTGAGCAGAATAACAAGTATGACACTCTTGCGATCCACATAAGAAAGATCGATGTTCAGCTTGCTCAAACAGCTGAGAGTGTCAAGAGACAACAAGAGACGCTCCCTGGAAAAACTGATAAAAATCCTAGGACTGAGCACTGTAATGCAATAGAGCAGTCGTTCGCTGAGACTGTTCTAGGCGTAGAAGAGAACACAGAGCAGTCTGCTAGCTCTGCAGTAACTGCTCCCGATGAATCTGCTGAGAATCCACCATCTCGAGTCTATGTTCCCAAGGGTCCCTATCCAATTCCACCTAGACATCTGATGGATCCCATTAGTGAAGAGCAGCTGGTAGGTTTTAACAAGATGGTGAGAAGGCTTCCTAAAGAACTTGCATTAGAAGATGCTCTACAGATTCGTCCATTGCTCAAGTTCTTTAAAAATTGTAGAGAGACTCAAGAGGAGGTCAAGGTCCTCTATACCAAAGCATTGTCTACACTAGCACTGAAGGTATTGCCTAAGGTTGATGATCCTGGAAAGTTTGTTTTCCCATGTTCCATCGCAGGAACAACCTTCAAGGATGTTCTTTGTGACTCTGGTTCTTATGTGAATCTCGTCTCAAAGGCTATTGTAGACGATTTGGATATTGCTGATGTTGAGCGTTCTCAGCTGACCCTGACCTTTGCAAACTCTTCCAGAGCAGTCCCATATGGAACCATCCGCAGCCTTCATGTTCAAGTAGGGGAATGCGTTGTTCCTGCTGAGTTTCAAGTTGTTGAGATGAACAAGGATCATGAGATGCCTTTGATATTTGGAAGGACATTCATGGCCACTGTTGGAGCAACCATCGATATGCCCAACAAGAGAGTCTGCTTCTCCAACATCAACAAGAAAGTTTTCTACAAGGCGGTACCCACCAGATCTTCCTCATCACACGCCTCTTGCATGTCAGTGTTTAATGTAGAAAAGCTGAAAGTTGTTCCAGAGAAGGAGCACGGTGATAAGGGTGAGAGCAGGCTGTTCTCTGATGAACATCCTAGCACTGATCCTACTAAATTCAGAGGTAATTCAAGGGTGAAACAGAAAGTCCAGAAGAAAAGGGTCAAGGGTGATCCTATGATGACTTTGATACCTCGCTTGTGTGATGAGAAATCGATTGAGTATGAGGTGAAGTGCAAGGGTACCTCTAAACCTTTCTCTAAAGTCAGAGTAATGCTCACATATGAGCTGAAAGAGAAAGGAGAAGCTGCTGTGAAAGGGCTGCTGAGAAGAGTTCTGAAGTTGAACATGTCTGATTGTGGAGCTTGTTTTGGAACAAGTCCTCATGATCAACCCGACTGA